Genomic DNA from Macadamia integrifolia cultivar HAES 741 chromosome 6, SCU_Mint_v3, whole genome shotgun sequence:
CTGTTGCCATCATCTTCCTTTTTGCCTGGTTCTATTTCTCCCCCatcttttggttttggttccatACCAAAAGGCTTTAGTTTCTTGAAACCACAGTTGCCAAGCTGCATTTCATGGATGTCTGATGATGGGTTGGAGAAGACGACGTTCTCTGCGCCGGCCGCTGTTACTTCCGACTGTAGGTATGTTGAATTTGCCATCCTTCCCTCTGATAATATCTGGAACtgggaagaacaagaaaattGCAATTGCTTGATACagaaaaagatttaaaaagtTAGCTTGAAATATGGAAACTTAATCTGTTCTTCACTAATATGTATTTGTGTTCTTTTTATTACGCACTGATTGGTTTTGCCATTTTGGTGATCCAGTTCGTCACAGCAGGAAAGTGAAAAATCGTTGGTTGTCACGGGGGAGGATTTAGAACATTTGTGTCAGCTAGTTGAGGTGCAAGATGGGGGCCCAGCATGGATACACATGATGGATCGTTCGACAACTGATATGAGTTATCAAGCTTGGCGGAGAGACACTGAGGTAGTTTGTCTCCTCTGCTACTATTTTACTTCGTTCTGATAAAGCAAATTTAGGACTTGGTATAGTGTTTTTAAGAGGAAAGAAAACatcttttaggatttccttcatcatttttttttttgcaaatctTGCTAGACTGGCCCCCCACAATACCGCAGCAGAACTGTTTTTGAGGATGCTACACCGGAGTTGGTGAGGGACTTCTTCTGGGATGATGAGTTCAGAAAGCAGTGGGATGACATGCATATAAATTCTGCAACATTAGAAGAGTGTCCCACAACAGGAACTATGGTAGTTCATTGGATACGAAAGGTAAGAAATTTGCTTTTTGTCCATTTTGTGGATATCTTTACTCGGTTGCATCTGCTCACACTCTCTAATTGTCTTGTTACACAGTTCCCCTTCTTCTGTAGTGACAGAGAATACACAATAGGACGTCGAATTTGGGATTCAGGAAGAACATATTATTGTGTTACTAAGGTATAATAGTTAAATCTTGTTAAAATATTTGTTGAATCTTCCATTTTGTTGTTTAATGTTCCTTTTCAATTAAAATTTTGTGTGGTCATTGGTAGATAATTTGTTCTATGCTATCCTTCTTATCATGCGGGCTGCTCCCATCTTCTATTAGCACTGCATAACCACTTAAGTTCCAAGTGATGTTTTCTGTGTGATAGAAAAGCAAAGCTTTAGCAGGACTTAAATTATCAtctgtagaaacataaatcagtGTCTTGGCCTATGAGACAGTCATGTGGCCATTGTTTTAATTTTCAAGGTGTTATCATAGGTTTGTAAGTTCTCTAAACTTAGCTGAGATGTAGTTTGTATTACAGTTTTACCCACTTTCTTGTATTGATACATTGACAACATATTATGTTCTGCTAGTCTTTTTTCTATGGTTGCTTTCAAATAGAATGACTACTCTTAACGTCACACCCAAGAAATGGCCCACGTTTAGTCTCAAAGATTGAGCAAGATACGGGAAAGGcattgaggggggggggggggcaggctTTTTAGTACCACAATGACGAGGGGGAAGAGATTGGACTAGTTGATTACCTCTAGTACCCCTTCCATGATCATTACACATTTTAAAGCCATTAGGGGTTCGTCACAAAGTGGCTTGGTGTGGGGTCAgggcgttacaaatggtattagAGCGGACTTAACATCGTGTGTGGTCACAACGGGGATGCTGTACCGTAAGGGGGGGATGTCACACCAAAGAAATGGCCTAGATCCATTGAGCCTTAAAGGCTGTGCAAGAAATGGGAGAGGCATTGAGGCGGGCAGGCTCTTTAGTCCCATATCGCTTAGGGGGAAGAGACTGGGCTgattgataacctctagccctCCTTCCATGGTCACGACGCATTTTCAAGCCGTGAGGGGTTCACCCCAAAGCGGACAATATCGTGGCTTGCTCTGGGTCGGGGCATTACACTTGAAACAAATGTTGTGCCAATTCAACATGCTTGTTATTTTAATTCCTTTTGTTTCAGCCTCAAACCGTGATGTTTTGTGTTCTGTTGATTCAGTGAAATTTCCTCAtgttaggagagagagaggggagggggggggagaacaTCTAAAAATTTATCCAGTTGGGAAATGCTATCTATAATCTATATATCTTCCTGAGTAATGACTAGGTTAACACAATTGGTCTGTCTCTAATGGGTTTTTAAATGTGATATTGTTTGTTACATCTAATGTATACTTCTGAATACAAATTCTTAGCCTTCTGTAGGAATTTAAGGTTAGTACTCAAGCAAGCACAGGGACTCTCTACTTTTCATTTAAGTCAGTGGGTTCCTATTTTCACCTCTTGGATGCTCACTGTTTACAAGAAACCTTGTGTGAATGTTTCACCATGTTAGTCAATGTGTTCTGATTCTTGTTTTACAGTTTACAAGAGTTTTCTCAAAAGTTTGTGGCTCATACACCACTTTTATTTGTTCTATCCATATGTTAAATGGTGAATGAATCTTGTTGGTTTATCTTTCGCACACCTCTTTCCCCTCACCCCCTTGACCCACAATAGAAAGGGGTGAACTTTCTTTGACCTGAATGCACAATGTATCCGTTCCTATTTCAGGGAGTACCCTGTGATTTGGTGCCGAGGCGCAACAAACCAAGGCGTGTTGACCTCTACTACTCAAGTTGGTGCATTCGAGCGGGTAAGTTAGATCTTCCATTCGTTGCCTCTCTCCATGTTAGTCTTGTCTATTTACTGTACGATAGATGACATTACAATACTGTGTTAAAAAATTTCTACATGTCCTATATCTAAACTCTGGCTTAATTTTATGCGAGTTTGAATTTAACCAGACAGGCCATGCAGATATTTAAATATCAACTTTGTTTCTGATTTATATTATTCATCACCTCTGAGTTAATATAATTTACCCAATACATCAATTTCAGAATTTCATCCAGATTTTGGAATATTTAAGATTGTGGGATCTCACTTGCAATCTGTGTGTGGGAAAAGGGTACCACTTACCATGCAGGTGGAGAGTTTTCTGCTGCATGGCCCATTTTTTGCCATGTGGACAGGTCATTTGGCCATATATGGTAGCCTCTTTCAATGACATGGACTGCCGTATGTGGTATTTCTCCCCTTGTTTACTCGACTATATAATGTGGCCAATCAATCCTAGTCCTCAATTAGGAACAAGGATTTGATTTGCTGCAACACAGGCTCAGATTTAAGAATATTTTCCTGACAAACAAGGGGCTTAGAATCTTTCTGGTTTGTATGTTCCAACAGCCTATGGCGgaaaagaaataggataaaGAAGGGAGTAAAGAGAAGATATTGGAGGGCTTCTTTTGGGACTGTGAACAACAGTTGTGGACAGTAAcatgaagaaaagaatagagGGGTAGTGGAGAAGAGCACACAGTTTCACAAATAATTCTGTTTAATTGAGTAATTTGATAGGGGGTTACATCCTCGTATAAAAACTATCAAAAGTGTAAACCTAGTAAACTTCAAATACTTTAAACAAATTCTAACAGAATTAAACAGCCACTAAATATTCTAATGGTTTTAGACATTAACTTTGACTAGTTTAACATTAATTAGACTCAAAATAGAACTCTGTCTAGCTAATAAATATCCTAATCTAATTCAAACACTTTAGACACTAATCTTGTGTACCCTCTGGGGACATAAAATTTGGGTCTATAAGTGGATacgttacaaaaaaaaattaaacaaaggcTTATGAAATAAGAGCAATTTTTGAATTGGGCTTGCATTACTCTCCAAATGCATCAAACAAAAAGGGAGTTTTTGTAACCATTTTCAAACTATCCTCCTGATGCGCATTATCAGATTGATGAAAATCAACTGGTTGTTTAGATGAGGTGGGCTGAATGTTCACAAATTTTTTAGGCCCACAAACACTCTTCATA
This window encodes:
- the LOC122082803 gene encoding uncharacterized protein LOC122082803, producing the protein MALISAFFDILERPTIGDVFRELVMFFSPLWIAVLIGLVIGWSWKPRWATLGRDKMDFLVSCPTSLLPSSSFLPGSISPPSFGFGSIPKGFSFLKPQLPSCISWMSDDGLEKTTFSAPAAVTSDCSSSQQESEKSLVVTGEDLEHLCQLVEVQDGGPAWIHMMDRSTTDMSYQAWRRDTETGPPQYRSRTVFEDATPELVRDFFWDDEFRKQWDDMHINSATLEECPTTGTMVVHWIRKFPFFCSDREYTIGRRIWDSGRTYYCVTKGVPCDLVPRRNKPRRVDLYYSSWCIRAVESKGGGGQLTACEVLLFHHEDMGIPWDIAKFGVRQGMWGAVKKIEPGLRAYQKARASGEPLSRCAFLAQINTKVNAEYLRSLEIIGGSSEENMDSSDKPMGRNIPKLLVVGGAVILACSLDRGLLTKAVILGVARQFAKIGRRL